A single genomic interval of Coccidioides posadasii str. Silveira chromosome 1, complete sequence harbors:
- a CDS encoding uncharacterized protein (EggNog:ENOG410PN5J~COG:S~TransMembrane:7 (o18-36i43-66o78-100i121-144o156-179i200-220o235-255i)), with amino-acid sequence MADDGEFHDFYKYTPSKAAASVFIVLFLLTSTFHVFQLAKPRVWFFIPIVVGGVFEIVGYTARIVSSTEAPLFKDTPYIIQTLFLLLAPALFAASVYMLLGRLIAALHADHFAIVRRTWMTKIFVTGDILSFVVQGMGGGIMASGTPSNLSLGQKIIIGGLVIQLLFFGFFIFASIIFHRRMTANPTTESMSLCFSWHKHLFALYIASALIMTRSIFRVIEYIQGADGELLSNEVYLYVFDAALMLILMVLLNVVHPREIAEVLNGDKGLNFGDLEMRRGGSRRNRLGGTGSEQNEANGSVSVVDTAYARHAIATRDFA; translated from the exons ATGGCAGACGACGGAGAGTTCCATGACTTCTACAAATATACTCCATCCAAGGCAGCCGCATCGGTATTTATCGTTCTGTTTCTGCTGACATCGACCTTTCATGTTTTTCAACTTGCGAAGCCACGAGTGTGGTTCTTTATCCCGATCGTGGTTGGCGGCGTTT TTGAGATAGTGGGATATACCGCTCGCATTGTCTCAAGCACCGAAGCCCCACTGTTCAAGGACACTCCATACATTATCCAGACGTTGTTTCTGCTCCTCGCTCCAGCTCTTTTTGCTGCTTCGGTATACATGCTTCTGGGCCGCTTGATAGCGGCTCTTCACGCCGACCATTTTGCTATCGTAAGGCGAACATGGATGACCAAGATCTTTGTGACGGGCGatattttgtcttttgtGGTCCAAGGAATGG GTGGCGGTATCATGGCCAGCGGAACTCCTTCCAATCTCTCTCTCGGCCAAAAAATCATTATTGGCGGCTTGGTAATCCAGCTGCTTTTCTTCGGCTTCTTTATTTTCGCTTCCATCATATTCCATCGTCGAATGACCGCAAATCCAACGACGGAGTCTATGTCATTGTGCTTCTCATGGCACAAACATCTCTTCGCGCTTTATATCGCCTCCGCTCTTATCATGACGCGATCTATATTCAGGGTAATTGAATATATACAGGGAGCTGATGGAGAGCTCTTGAGCAATGAGGTGTACTTATATGTTTTCGACGCTGCCCTGATGCTGATACTCATGGTTTTGTTAAATGTTGTACATCCACGAGAAATCGCAGAGGTTCTTAACGGTGATAAAGGGCTAAACTTCGGTGATTTAGAAATGCGACGCGGTGGAAGCAGGCGAAACAGGCTCGGCGGGACTGGCTCCGAGCAGAACGAGGCCAATGGTAGCGTCTCTGTCGTCGACACAGCATACGCGAGGCATGCCATTGCTACCAGGGATTTTGCCTAA
- a CDS encoding uncharacterized protein (EggNog:ENOG410PJ3A~COG:G~TransMembrane:11 (o71-93i100-119o131-149i156-178o198-215i278-295o307-328i340-358o378-401i408-428o448-466i)~BUSCO:4204at33183) gives MPNIFKQNLGDTPREALNWKLGMAVLCFGLMGASRGIDEGLIGGTVQQKSFTSKYSLEDQNLSPSQQADKLGNITAMVQIGSIGGALIAFLITDRIGRVWATRQLCLVWAIGIAIYMSANGRLGQVYAGRFIAGIGVGQTTVVGPTYLAEVAPRAIRGLCTCAFSGSVYVAIVVAYFANWGSSLHISDQTQKEWLVPTSVHIVFAGIILILSFGVKESPRYLAKIGKNEEAIATMADIRDLSPDHPYIQTEMNGIYEQLEREREATLGLHWLGPLKELCQWSGATSITIYAPQFFAMLGTTGQSEKLFATAIFGVVKLVASIVCALFLVDILGRKRALEYGIILQFMSMLYVAIYLAVAPSIEGGEEPQGSAKKAGTAAIVSIYISGVGWALGWNSVQYLINAEIFPLRVRALGTSMVMCFHFANQYGLNKAVPTMLLETVMKPQGTFFFFAAVTLLGFLWMWFFLPETAGKSLKAVDGLFSLPWYVIGRKGAALTATTQGDTSETRDTEKATVAESDQPVDL, from the exons ATGCCAAACATATTCAAGCAGAACTTGGGGGACACCCCCCGCGAAGCGCTGAATTGGAAACTGGGCATGGCTGTTCTCTGCTTTGGATTGATGGGAGCAAGCCGAG GAATCGATGAGGGCCTGATCGGTGGAACAGTTCAGCAGAAATCCTTCACTTCGAAGTATAGCTTGGAGGACCAAAACTTGAGCCCGTCGCAACAGGCAGACAAACTAGGCAATATCACCGCCATGGTTCAGATAGGAAGCATTGGCGGTGCATTGAT TGCCTTTCTTATAACTGACCGTATCGGCCGCGTCTGGGCCACCCGGCAACTATGCCTGGTATGGGCCATTGGAATAGCCATTTATATGTCCGCGAATGGCAGATTGGGCCAGGTCTATGCCGGGCGCTTTATTGCTGGAATTGGGGTTGGCCAGACAACTGTGGTCGGGCCAACTTATCTCGCAGAGGTTGCACCTAGGGCGATTCGAGGACTTTGCACTTGTGCATTTTCAGGCTCGGTGTACGTGGCGATCGTGGTAGCATACTTTGCCAACTGGGGGAGCTCATTGCATATCAGTGATCAGACGCAGAAGGAGTGG CTTGTGCCAACTTCTGTCCATATAGTGTTTGCTGGTATTATCCTAATTTTGTCATTTGGAGTCAAGGAGTCCCCTCGATACCTTGCGAAAATAGGcaagaatgaagaagctatTGCCACGATGGCAGATATTCGAGACCTATCCCCGGACCATCCATACATTCAGACAGAAATGAATGGTATTTACGAACAGCTTGAACGAGAACGAGAGGCAACACTGGGGCTCCATTGGCTTGGTCCTCTTAAAGAGCT CTGCCAGTGGTCAGGCGCAACCAGCATTACCATATATGCGCCTCAATTCTTCGCTATGCTGGGAACAACCGGTCAGTCAGAGAAGCTCTTTGCAACTGCGATCTTTGGTGTGGTAAAGCTTGTTGCTTCTATTGTCTGCGCTCTCTTCCTTGTCGACATCTTAGGCCGGAAGAGGGCACTAGAATATGGCATTATCTTGCAGTTTATGAGCATGTTATACGTGGCAATATATTTAGCGGTGGCTCCATCGATTGAAGGAGGTGAAGAGCCCCAGGGGAGTGCGAAAAAGGCCGGAACCGCAGCTATTGTGTCGATATACATCTCCGGTGTGGGGTGGGCGCTTGGATGGAATAGTGTGCAATATCTCATCAACGCAGAGATTTTCCCACTCCGAGTTAGAGCCCTAGGGACGTCAATGGTCATGTGTTTCCACTTTGCTAATCAATA TGGTTTGAATAAAGCTGTACCAACCATGCTTCTCGAAACAGTGATGAAACCTCAGGGaactttctttttcttcgctGCTGTGACCCTTCTTGGGTTCCTATGGATGTGGTTTTTCCTTCCTGAGACGGCCGGAAAGTCATTGAAGGCTGTGGATGGACTGTTTAGCTTGCCTTGGTATGTGATTGGGAGGAAAGGAGCTGCCTTGACGGCGACTACCCAGGGAGACACAAGTGAAACACGAGACACAGAAAAAGCCACGGTGGCAGAGAGTGATCAGCCTGTCGATCTGTAG
- a CDS encoding uncharacterized protein (EggNog:ENOG410PWXB~COG:S~MEROPS:MER0025512), translating into MADLIAGEHHFAAPNGLDFTYTVRYSEQSVNSLPVLVQCPGWGIGSRYLEVGLSPLEKHFKFIYFHPRGTAGSSRPDDPTEMSCFDMARDLELFRIYLRFDRYPALLGHSHGGAIALAYAQLFPENVTKIILIDHRLIGFDDSSASRGFKRDRKGDSRYDKAYKVQDTASPTSDSEFTELFHEMAPIYFYDPEAHIPAFFAALGQDQISLWCVQKVNAAEKKVKREATMIKGLKRVTAQTLIIFGNQDAQCTIENLEQTKSGIHSATGIVLDECGHFPWIEKREETFTAVRAFLEAE; encoded by the coding sequence ATGGCGGACCTCATCGCCGGCGAGCATCATTTCGCAGCACCAAATGGCCTAGACTTCACCTACACAGTTCGATATTCAGAGCAAAGTGTGAACTCTTTGCCGGTGCTTGTTCAGTGTCCAGGCTGGGGTATCGGTTCGCGATACCTCGAAGTGGGCTTGTCGCCTCTGGAGAAGCACTTTAAatttatctattttcatCCACGTGGTACAGCTGGGTCATCTCGTCCTGATGATCCCACAGAGATGAGCTGCTTTGATATGGCCAGGGATCTCGAACTCTTCCGTATTTACCTAAGATTTGACCGATATCCTGCCCTACTAGGCCATTCGCACGGCGGTGCCATCGCTTTGGCATACGCTCAGTTATTCCCGGAGAATGTGACCAAAATTATCCTGATAGACCATAGGTTGATTGGGTTCGACGACTCTAGTGCTTCTAGGGGGTTTAAGAGAGATAGGAAAGGTGACAGTAGATACGACAAGGCTTACAAGGTGCAAGATACCGCTTCTCCCACGAGTGACTCTGAATTCACGGAGCTTTTCCACGAAATGGCCCCGATCTATTTCTATGACCCAGAAGCCCATATTCCCGCCTTCTTCGCTGCTCTCGGCCAGGATCAAATATCGTTATGGTGCGTTCAGAAGGTAAACGCGGCAGAAAAAAAGGTGAAAAGAGAGGCAACGATGATTAAAGGCTTAAAACGAGTCACTGCCCAAACTCTCATCATATTCGGCAATCAGGATGCACAATGCACCATCGAAAATTTGGAACAGACGAAATCTGGTATCCACAGCGCGACTGGGATTGTGCTGGATGAGTGTGGTCATTTCCCTTGGATTGAGAAACGAGAAGAAACGTTTACAGCAGTAAGGGCGTTCCTAGAGGCCGAATAA
- a CDS encoding uncharacterized protein (EggNog:ENOG4112P50~COG:Q) yields MEEWDRVGGSYPSFWFPENVGKTVVYPIGKDDEIVHISSNTIHLTSSTANGSLQNIHSRLRTGLYAMLSGRNRGVCGGVMYIYGFGGKVVKAANYSILAQRAPSILTLRDAKEHRRRRHRVALALGEDNVRFYEPQMLNHIRTFCAKMVEGVKNVDGWSALRNMAPWCNYLLFDIMMSMVFSSDSKLLTHPKYRHIPNAIHQSSVLQGVLVQDKTLAILGLHKYLFKTAMRERVKFVHFIRTVLGIRLKNSASYTADSDPCHDVFAYLRNNLSSADLAQLSPKELSAECATLIIAGSDTSTMGLAGALFYLSRYRSAYDRLAQEIREKFNDASDIRLGKTLYSCSYLKSCIQETLRISPPVGTALWREVEPENGATIDGTVIPKGTHVGVGIYSIHHKPNHFSDPFTFRPERWLSEARPADLVNHETRAYGPFSIGPRSCVGKGIAMQELMLSLAHIFWSLDFEALGPDGNRVTIEGSVLHPSPGWTEFPMKEYIIAVGDGPMLRFRRRAVE; encoded by the exons ATGGAAGAGTGGGACCGCGTGGGAGGCAGTTACCCGTCCTTCTGGTTTCCAGAAAATGTAGGAAAAACAGTGGTTTATCCCATTGGGAAGGATGATGAGATAGTGCATATTTCCTCCAATACAATTCACTTGACTAGCAGTACTGCAAATGGATCTCTTCAAAACATTCATTCAAGACTGCGTACCGGCCTATATGCCATGCTCAGTGGTAGAAATCGGGGTGTGTGCGGTGGTGTTATGT ATATCTATGGCTTCGGAGGAAAGGTGGTGAAGGCTGCAAATTATAGTATTCTTGCTCAGAGGGCGCCGAGCATCCTTACGCTTCGAGACGCAAAGGAACATAGACGCCGCCGGCACCGTGTTGCTTTGGCACTCGGAGAGGATAATGTTCGGTTTTACGAACCGCAGATGTTAAACCATATCCGGACCTTTTGTGCCAAGATGGTGGAAGGTGTAAAGAACGTAGATGGCTGGTCTGCGCTCCGGAATATGGCGCCATGGT GCAATTATCTACTCTTCGACATTATGATGTCTATGGTGTTTAGTAGCGACTCGAAGCTACTTACTCATCCCAAGTATCGTCATATTCCGAACGCGATTCATCAATCTTCAGTGTTGCAGGGTGTGCTAGTTCAGGACAAAACTCTGGCGATACTTGGTTTGCATAAGTACCTTTTCAAGACAGCCATGCGAGAGCGTGTCAAGTTCGTTCATTTCATTCGAACCGTGCTAGGTATTCGATTGAAAAATTCCGCCAGTTATACTGCGGATTCAGATCCCTGTCATGACGTTTTTGCATATCTTCGTAATAATCTAAGTTCAGCAGACCTTGCACAGCTTTCTCCAAAAGAGCTCAGCGCCGAATGCGCTACCTTGATCATCGCCG GGTCTGATACTTCTACCATGGGTCTTGCCGGAGCTCTCTTCTACCTAAGCCGGTATCGATCAGCATATGACCGACTTGCGCAAGAAATACGCGAAAAGTTCAACGATGCCTCGGACATACGCCTCGGAAAAACCCTATATTCCTGCAGCTACCTAAAATCTTGCATTCAGGAAACTCTCCGAATCTCGCCCCCAGTTGGCACAGCACTATGGCGCGAAGTCGAGCCCGAAAATGGAGCTACCATCGACGGTACTGTTATTCCCAAAGGCACTCACGTCGGAGTTGGCATCTATAGTATTCACCATAAGCCAAACCACTTTTCCGACCCTTTCACGTTCCGCCCCGAGCGTTGGTTGTCAGAAGCTCGTCCTGCAGATCTTGTTAACCATGAAACCCGAGCTTATGGGCCGTTCTCGATAGGTCCACGCAGCTGTGTCGGGAAAGGAATCGCAATGCAGGAGCTGATGCTCTCTTTAGCCCATATATTTTGGTCCCTTGACTTTGAGGCTCTGGGGCCCGATGGTAATCGCGTCACAATCGAAGGGTCCGTTTTGCATCCAAGTCCCGGGTGGACCGAGTTCCCTATGAAGGAATATATCATCGCGGTTGGTGACGGGCCTATGTTGCGCTTCCGTCGGAGGGCTGTTGAATAA
- a CDS encoding uncharacterized protein (EggNog:ENOG410PNWZ~COG:U~TransMembrane:2 (i33-56o62-80i)~BUSCO:9948at33183): MEKYSQFRDRASGIAPFLPVVGQVQPLTFALKLVLFCIRLPLFAFALFVYFGVLQWLPIGSLGNKACLWAIAGVAGLWWADLHIDGVKKGSLARQHANRLPQPGSVIASSFTSPVDSLYLAAVFDPIFTVSYPSTQKLRRVSLFQAILHAFSIPETHPSSSDLTDLPSLLKQYPHHCIVVYPECTPTNGKGILELSPSITSAPAGAKVFPVNLRYTPGDITTPIPKSYFGFLWNLLNHATHSIRVRIGEPVIVGQNDPNNFIFDEQQTLLTQVGDALARLGRVKRVGLGVREKQQFIKMWSKNKKGLLS, encoded by the exons ATGGAAAAGTACTCTCAGTTTCGCGATCGAG CCTCTGGTATCGCACCATTCCTCCCGGTCGTTGGCCAGGTGCAGCCATTGACCTTCGCCCTAAAGCTCGTTCTCTTTTGTATTCGACTTCCTCTCTTCGCCTTCGCCTTGTTCGTATACTTTGGGGTTTTACAATGGCTCCCAATTGGATCGCTAGGAAATAAAGCTTGTCTGTGGGCCATCGCGGGCGTTGCTGGTTTGTGGTGGGCCGACTTGCACATTGACGGGGTTAAGAAAGG ATCTCTCGCCCGACAACATGCCAACCGCCTCCCCCAGCCAGGGTCGGTTATTGCATCCTCGTTTACCTCGCCCGTCGATTCTCTCTATCTCGCTGCGGTATTTGACCCGATATTCACGGTTTCGTATCCCTCTACACAGAAGTTACGACGCGTTTCGCTGTTTCAAGCCATTCTGCATGCATTTTCCATTCCAGAAACGCATCCTTCATCTTCAGATCTCACAGACCTCCCTTCTCTTTTGAAACAGTACCCGCACCACTGTATTGTTGTGTATCCGGAATGCACCCCTACAAATGGAAAGGGAATCTTGGAACTCAGTCCCTCAATCACTTCTGCGCCCGCTGGCGCTAAAGTATTTCCCGTCAATCTCCGGTATACACCCGGAGATATCACCACCCCTATCCCCAAATCCTACTTTGGTTTTCTTTGGAACTTGTTGAACCACGCGACTCATTCCATTCGGGTCAGGATTGGGGAACCCGTCATTGTTGGACAAAATGACCCAAACAATTTCATCTTTGATGAACAGCAGACGTTGCTCACCCAAGTTGGTGACGCTCTCGCAAGGCTGGGCCGCGTCAAACGGGTTGGCCTCGGTGTAAGGGAAAAGCAACAGTTTATTAAAATGTGGTCCAAAAACAAGAAAGGTCTGCTGAGCTGA
- the KAR3 gene encoding kinesin-like nuclear fusion protein (EggNog:ENOG410PGD5~COG:Z~BUSCO:1823at33183) yields MDGEENACRSSAIPRLTRSQTRGTFKDITTATNNASLSIPPNGVLKRKQADCSSIDATFKKKPVSSSKQKPGHSTSKSVGAPSRSTSTIPSARNPPATSHYATRSVTSSAAVPSARGTTRPKTSFGYASTGRNPYARPVTSMDTHQAKRAGDTSGKLKGWDQAEREEALEAMCGRLMHQIKDSTSLSTGLQDAMELYKSQIRDLEQQKIQLTEQNVNLRVDIDSAKLRLQNAEEKWKDAVRENEITLDDAGRRHRIEIETVRHEMKTQIDHINQKHQEELFSLQRRLEMQFEEERESSLRELRQLNAESAMERQRGQMDVENKEREIRNFREEIERLRIDLERERMTNDELQRNLVTANSSGVTLESSIRALKARIEFLESGNKEQSDAFARLDQQLSDALAETKATKEKLRKEETLRRRLHNQVQELKGNIRVFCRVRPLLDNEPMDAAARIRFPDSDVDSKEISIQGPEEKSSLGNVTAKNFSFSYDHVFGPSSRNPDVFEEISQLVQSALDGYNVCIFCYGQTGSGKTHTMSSEDGMIPRAVAQIYETAAELEEKGWKYTMEGSFVEVYNENLNDLLGKAEEFDKKKHEIRHDMQKCQTTITNITTVTLDSPATVESMLRQAAANRSVAATKANWRSSRSHSVFILKLTGENSVTGERSEGILNLVDLAGSERLSHSGATGDRLRETQNINRSLSCLGDVISALGQGKEGGHIPYRNSKLTYLLQFSLGGNSKTLMFVMVSPRQEHLSETLTSLRFATKVHNTHIGTAKRQTRIKDS; encoded by the exons ATGGACGGAGAGGAAAACGCGTGTCGA TCATCTGCCATTCCCCGTCTCACGAGAAGTCAGACGAGGGGAACTTTCAAAGATATAACGACTGCTACGAACAATGCGTCTCTATCAATCCCACCGAACGGTGttttgaaaagaaaacaggCCGACTGCTCGT CCATCGACGCGACTTTCAAGAAAAAGCCCGTTTCCTCCTCCAAACAAAAACCGGGTCATTCCACCTCCAAATCGGTCGGCGCACCATCCAGGTCTACCTCAACCATTCCATCCGCGCGCAACCCGCCGGCGACTTCACATTATGCGACGCGAAGTGTGACCTCTTCGGCAGCAGTTCCCTCCGCGCGGGGTACCACCCGTCCCAAAACCTCGTTTGGATATGCATCCACAGGGAGAAACCCGTATGCTCGACCGGTCACCTCGATGGATACGCATCAGGCAAAGAGAGCTGGTGATACTTCAGGGAAACTAAAGG GTTGGGACCAAGCCGAAAGAGAAGAGGCCTTAGAAGCGATGTGTGGGCGGTTGATGCACCAGATCAAAGACTCGACCTCCCTCAGCACCGGGCTTCAAGATGCAATGGAACTTTACAAGTCACAGA TCCGGGACCTCGAGCAGCAAAAGATACAGCTTACAGAGCAGAATGTAAACCTTCGCGTCGACATCGATAGTGCCAAATTACGACTCCAGAACGCAGAAGAGAAATGGAAGGATGCGGTCCGCGAAAACGAAATAACGCTTGATGACGCTGGCCGGCGACATCGGATAGAAATCGAAACAGTGCGACACGAAATGAAAACCCAAATtgaccatatcaaccaaaaGCATCAGGAGGAGCTCTTCAGCTTACAACGACGCTTGGAAATGCAATTTGAAGAAGAACGAGAATCCAGTTTGCGCGAATTGAGGCAGCTTAATGCTGAATCAGCCATGGAGCGACAACGCGGACAGATGGATGTTGAGAATAAAGAGCGAGAAATCAGAAATTTTAGGGAGGAGATAGAGAGGCTCCGGATAGACCTAGAAAGAGAGCGGATGACGAACGATGAATTACAGCGAAACTTGGTGACTGCAAACAGTAGTGGCGTAACTTTGGAATCGTCGATCCGTGCTTTGAAAGCTCGAATCGAGTTTCTGGAGTCAGGAAACAAGGAACAATCCGATGCTTTTGCACGGCTCGATCAACAACTCAGCGATGCCCTTGCGGAAACGAAAGCCACAAAGGAAAAGTTGAGGAAGGAGGAAACGTTACGACGGAGGTTGCATAACCAAGTCCAGGAACTCAAAGGGAATATTCGGGTCTTCTGTCGAGTGAGACCTTTGCTGGACAACGAACCCATGGATGCTGCCGCGCGGATTCGGTTCCCGGATTCCGACGTTGACTCAAAGGAAATTTCCATTCAAGGtccagaagaaaagagtaGCCTGGGAAACGTGACGGCCAAAAATTTCTCATTCTCGTATGATCATGTCTTTGGTCCGTCATCCCGAAATCCCGACGTGTTCGAGGAAATTAGCCAACTTGTTCAAAGCGCATTGGATGGTTACAACGTTTGCATCTTTTGCTATGGACAGACCGGCAGTGGGAAAACGCATACGATGTCTTCTGAGGACGGTATGATCCCACGAGCTGTGGCCCAAATATATGAAACGGCAGCGGAACTCGAAGAGAAAGGATGGAAATACACCATGGAAGGGAGTTTTGTGGAAGTCTACAATGAAAATCTAAATGACTTGCTCGGGAAAGCAGAAGAATTCGACAAAAAGAAGCACGAAATACGGCACGATATGCAAAAGTGTCAGACAACCATCACGAACATCACCACCGTTACCCTGGACTCACCAGCAACGGTTGAATCTATGCTTCGCCAAGCTGCAGCAAACAGATCTGTGGCGGCCACAAAGGCTAACTGGCGATCATCTCGATCCCACTCAGTGTTTATTTTGAAGCTAACAGGAGAGAATTCTGTCACTGGAGAGCGAAGTGAAGGCATCCTAAATCTTGTGGACCTTGCTGGGAGTGAACGTCTTAGCCACAGCGGGGCTACAGGAGATAGGTTGAGGGAAACGCAGAATATCAATCGCAGCTTAAGCTGCCTTGGTGATGTGATTAGTGCCCTTGGTCAAGGAAAGGAGGGTGGCCATATCCCCTACCGTAATAGCAAG CTCACATACCTACTCCAATTTTCGCTCGGTGGCAATTCAAAAACGCTTATGTTTGTGATGGTCAGTCCGCGACAGGAACATCTTAGTGAAACATTGACTAGTCTTCGATTTGCAACCAAAGTACACAATACGCATATCGGCACTGCAAAGAGACAAACCCGGATTAAGGACTCGTAA
- a CDS encoding uncharacterized protein (EggNog:ENOG410Q588~TransMembrane:2 (i159-176o215-233i)) has protein sequence MASFALKGWNLQMPPSSVQQRPWHYRIPKKSRNGCQQCKRRKVKCDEQGPRCRNCRHRKTQCSFESQCAPKSHSAPSPAPETHASTSIVQGLGQQPVRSLDDQVPVDLRLLYPSNPDPVEDLELMYHYTTVTFLSFIDYDIYKPVWEVDIPREARSQQFLMHLILAVSALHINHLWTSKNLPALSYKEAAQRHYNAAVTIFRSTVPTMTKSNTSAVFAFSNLSIFFAFGSAQFSSRRKRLENPVDELLDIFILLRKAMATIRRSWHILEKSPLGILLQRGPQITDRRYLPVETSMALELMEQHCLHVLALNSTESTLNPVYQKAIDQLWDSFVMAQTKRKDWSMALRFPMIFSDPFLSYLRCRDSVSLIILAHFCVILYNAPARWWAEGWSVQVINAIFENLPQNWRYTISWPMEVVGLAPTPSRFRIC, from the exons ATGGCCTCGTTTGCTTTGAAAGGTTGGAATTTGCAAATGCCACCGAGCAGCGTCCAGCAAAGACCATGGCACTATCGGATTCCGAAGAAATCCCGGAACGGCTGCCAACAGTGCAAGCGGAGGAAAGTGAAG TGTGACGAACAAGGCCCCCGTTGCCGCAACTGCCGCCATCGCAAGACGCAGTGCAGTTTTGAATCCCAGTGCGCGCCCAAGTCACACTCCGCTCCATCGCCTGCTCCTGAAACACACGCTTCAACCAGCATTGTACAGGGTTTGGGGCAGCAGCCCGTGCGATCTTTGGATGATCAGGTTCCGGTTGACTTACGCCTTCTATACCCTAGCAATCCGGATCCTGTAGAAGACCTTGAATTGATGTACCACTACACCACAGTCACATTCCTCTCGTTCATCGACTACGACATATACAAGCCTGTCTGGGAGGTTGACATTCCTCGGGAAGCCCGGTCTCAGCAATTCCTGATGCATCTTATCCTTGCCGTATCGGCTCTGCATATCAACCACCTATGGACCTCCAAAAATCTTCCCGCACTTTCTTACAAGGAGGCTGCACAAAGGCACTATAACGCTGCAGTGACAATATTCCGATCCACCGTTCCTACGATGACGAAATCGAATACCAGTGCCGTGTTCGCCTTCTCGAATTTGAGCATATTCTTCGCCTTTGGGTCGGCCCAATTTTCCAGTCGACGCAAGAGGCTTGAAAATCCGGTCGATGAGCTTTTGGATATTTTCATTCTCCTTAGAAAGGCCATGGCAACCATACGCCGATCATGGCATATACTCGAGAAAAGCCCACTCGGAATCCTGTTACAACGCGGACCGCAAATTACGGATCGCCGGTATCTTCCCGTAGAAACTTCCATGGCCCTTGAGCTTATGGAGCAACACTGTCTACATGTTCTAGCTTTGAATTCTACCGAATCTACCTTAAACCCAGTCTATCAAAAAGCCATCGATCAGCTGTGGGACTCATTTGTCATGGCCCAGACCAAACGCAAGGATTGGTCGATGGCACTGAGATTCCCCATGATATTTTCAGACCCTTTCTTATCGTACTTGAGATGCAGAGATTCGGTCTCCTTAATCATATTAGCTCACTTCTGTGTGATTCTCTACAATGCGCCTGCTCGTTGGTGGGCGGAAGGGTGGAGCGTTCAAGTTATCAACGCAATATTCGAGAATCTGCCCCAGAACTGGAGATATACAATATCGTGGCCGATGGAAGTGGTTGGGCTAGCCCCCACCCCTTCCAGATTTCGAATCTGCTGA